Proteins encoded within one genomic window of Mycolicibacterium aubagnense:
- a CDS encoding crotonase/enoyl-CoA hydratase family protein — protein MATDRITVDIRDGIAYATLNRADKMNSLDLPMLQALATVPGQLTRDRSVRVVILHGDGRAFSTGLDFAGAKLQGPSAVRNFGKLPGQKTNLFQKACWSWRELPVPVIAAVHGHCYGGGLQVALAADFRIATPDCKLSVMEARWGLIPDMTGSVTLRELLPIDVAKRLTMTAEVFSGTEALGYGLVTSVADDPLQAAEELAAQLIERSPDALAATKKLFDSTWTSAPRSAFWTESLLQLRLLRGRNHRLARKAGRDGTPVWAPRSLD, from the coding sequence ATGGCAACGGACCGGATCACCGTCGACATTCGCGATGGCATCGCCTACGCAACGCTCAACCGGGCGGACAAGATGAACAGCCTCGATCTGCCGATGCTGCAGGCGCTCGCCACGGTCCCCGGCCAGCTGACCCGGGACCGTTCGGTGCGGGTCGTGATCCTGCACGGCGACGGACGCGCGTTCAGCACCGGACTGGACTTCGCCGGCGCCAAACTGCAGGGGCCCAGCGCCGTGCGCAACTTCGGCAAGCTCCCCGGGCAGAAGACCAACCTGTTCCAGAAAGCTTGCTGGTCGTGGCGCGAGTTGCCGGTACCTGTGATCGCGGCAGTGCACGGCCACTGCTACGGCGGCGGCCTGCAGGTGGCGCTGGCCGCGGACTTCCGCATCGCGACGCCGGATTGCAAGCTGTCGGTCATGGAAGCCCGGTGGGGCCTGATCCCGGATATGACCGGGTCCGTGACACTCCGCGAGCTGCTGCCCATCGACGTGGCCAAGCGGCTGACCATGACCGCAGAGGTGTTCTCGGGGACCGAGGCCTTGGGCTATGGATTGGTCACGTCCGTGGCCGACGACCCCCTGCAGGCGGCAGAGGAGTTGGCCGCACAGCTCATCGAGCGGTCCCCCGATGCGTTGGCCGCCACCAAGAAGCTGTTTGACTCGACGTGGACGTCGGCGCCGCGGTCAGCGTTCTGGACCGAGTCGCTGTTACAGCTCCGACTGCTGCGGGGCCGCAATCACCGATTGGCGCGCAAGGCCGGTCGCGATGGCACGCCGGTTTGGGCGCCTCGATCATTGGACTGA
- a CDS encoding RrF2 family transcriptional regulator: MRLTGFSDVGLRILIRLAAEDGRQRISTRQIAEDMQISYTHATKACAHLAASGWLDADRGRGGGLALTEAGRTARLGDVVRSLEDDGDTELVDCSGLDCPLQSACRLRAALAEAKAAFYASLNTSTVADLAQPPTRELLISLGAPAAQIDSRAD; encoded by the coding sequence GTGCGGTTGACCGGTTTCAGTGACGTCGGGCTGCGGATCTTGATCCGGCTCGCCGCCGAAGACGGCCGGCAGCGGATTTCGACGCGGCAGATCGCCGAGGACATGCAGATCTCGTACACCCACGCGACCAAAGCGTGCGCGCACCTGGCGGCATCGGGCTGGCTCGATGCAGACCGGGGGCGGGGCGGCGGATTGGCCCTCACCGAGGCCGGCCGCACCGCTCGCCTCGGCGACGTCGTGCGGTCGCTGGAAGACGATGGGGACACCGAGTTGGTCGATTGCAGTGGGCTGGACTGCCCACTGCAATCGGCGTGCCGGCTCCGTGCGGCGTTGGCAGAGGCCAAGGCGGCGTTCTACGCGTCGCTGAACACCAGCACGGTCGCCGATCTCGCGCAGCCACCGACCCGGGAACTCCTCATCAGCCTTGGTGCGCCGGCCGCGCAGATCGATTCCCGCGCAGATTGA
- a CDS encoding acyl-CoA dehydrogenase family protein: protein MEFAYDAKTNEMVAELTAFMDSHIYPAEKTFHEQLAALDNRWAWDSVPVLTELRAEARRRGLWNLFLPGQKGAGLTNLQYAPLAEITGRSIQLAPAVFNCAAPDTGNMEVLNEFGTEEQQRKWLEPLLDGEIRSAFAMTEPDVASSDATNVELSIVRDGDEYVINGRKWWITGAMNPNCAVFIVMGKTDPSSERHRQQSQILVPRDTPGLEVLRGMEVFGYDDHDHGGHAELRFTDVRVPVSNLIGEEGGGFAIAQARLGPGRIHHCMRAIGIAERAIEMMCRRAASRVAFGKSLAEQGVIRDWIAESRVRVEQLRLLVLKTAWLMDTVGNRGAHTEIQSIKIATPLTVQWILDKAIQVHGAGGVSQDFPLAAMYAGIRTLRFADGPDEVHKNALARTELKKHLVN from the coding sequence ATGGAATTCGCCTACGACGCCAAGACCAACGAAATGGTCGCCGAACTCACGGCGTTCATGGACAGTCACATCTATCCCGCGGAGAAGACGTTCCACGAGCAGCTTGCCGCCCTGGACAACCGATGGGCCTGGGACAGCGTCCCGGTGCTCACCGAGTTGCGCGCCGAGGCGCGTCGTCGCGGGTTGTGGAATCTGTTCCTGCCAGGGCAGAAGGGTGCCGGCCTGACGAATCTGCAGTACGCGCCGCTGGCCGAAATCACCGGCCGCAGTATCCAGTTGGCGCCCGCGGTGTTCAACTGCGCGGCCCCGGATACCGGAAACATGGAGGTGCTCAACGAATTCGGCACCGAGGAGCAGCAGCGCAAGTGGCTCGAACCTTTGTTGGACGGCGAGATTCGGTCCGCCTTCGCCATGACCGAGCCTGACGTGGCCAGCTCCGATGCCACCAATGTCGAGCTGTCCATCGTCCGTGACGGCGACGAGTACGTGATCAACGGTCGTAAGTGGTGGATCACCGGCGCGATGAATCCGAACTGTGCCGTCTTCATCGTCATGGGCAAGACCGACCCGAGTTCGGAACGTCATCGCCAGCAATCGCAGATTCTGGTGCCCCGGGACACCCCTGGCCTCGAGGTGCTGCGCGGTATGGAGGTGTTCGGCTACGACGATCACGACCATGGCGGGCACGCCGAGTTGCGGTTCACCGATGTCCGGGTTCCGGTGTCGAACCTGATTGGTGAAGAGGGCGGCGGATTCGCGATCGCCCAGGCCCGCCTCGGGCCGGGCCGCATCCACCACTGCATGCGGGCAATCGGTATTGCCGAGCGCGCCATCGAGATGATGTGCCGGCGGGCCGCCAGTCGGGTCGCGTTCGGCAAGTCGCTGGCCGAGCAGGGCGTGATCCGAGACTGGATCGCCGAATCCCGCGTGCGGGTCGAGCAGTTGCGACTGTTGGTGCTCAAGACCGCGTGGCTGATGGACACCGTCGGAAACCGGGGCGCGCACACCGAGATTCAGTCCATCAAAATCGCCACGCCGCTCACGGTGCAGTGGATTCTGGACAAGGCCATCCAGGTACACGGCGCCGGCGGGGTGTCTCAGGACTTCCCGCTCGCCGCGATGTACGCGGGCATCCGCACCCTGCGCTTTGCCGACGGACCGGACGAGGTGCACAAGAACGCCCTCGCTCGTACGGAGCTGAAGAAGCATCTGGTGAACTGA
- a CDS encoding phosphotransferase family protein, with amino-acid sequence MATDTHVDLPGLDLDRLGTWLSSTVPGAGAALSATLIAGGKSNLTYRVTDGDSSWIVRRPPVGELLATAHDMGREHRMMSALAPTAVPVPAMYAFCDDVSVLGAPFYVMAEIDGMPYRQATELAALGAERTRLVSERLVDTLVAVHSVDPASVGLADFGRPEGFLGRQVGRWHKQFSAAHTRDLPAMEELYQALAGRVPADATPGIVHGDYRLDNVLFDSDDRPAAVIDWELATIGDSFTDLALMVAYGRLAASGNTGVSDVSEAPGFLSEQAIIDRYSAGIDRPLGDFGFYLGLAFFKMAGIFEGIHYRYANGQTVGDGFSFAGDAVHFLLDAGLNALKEH; translated from the coding sequence ATGGCCACCGACACCCACGTCGATCTGCCCGGGCTGGACCTGGACCGGCTGGGCACGTGGCTGTCGTCTACCGTGCCCGGCGCTGGTGCCGCCTTGTCGGCGACGTTGATTGCTGGGGGTAAGTCCAACCTGACTTACCGTGTCACAGATGGTGATTCGTCATGGATCGTCCGTCGGCCACCGGTGGGTGAACTGCTCGCCACCGCACACGACATGGGCCGTGAACATCGCATGATGTCGGCGCTCGCGCCCACCGCGGTGCCGGTGCCGGCCATGTACGCGTTCTGCGATGACGTATCCGTCCTCGGCGCCCCTTTCTACGTGATGGCCGAGATCGACGGCATGCCGTACCGGCAAGCCACCGAGTTGGCGGCGCTCGGCGCCGAGCGCACCCGGCTCGTTTCGGAGCGGCTCGTCGACACCCTGGTCGCGGTGCATTCCGTCGATCCGGCATCGGTCGGGCTCGCTGACTTCGGCCGGCCCGAAGGCTTCCTCGGTCGCCAGGTCGGCCGGTGGCACAAACAGTTCTCTGCCGCCCACACCCGGGATCTGCCGGCCATGGAAGAGCTCTATCAGGCTCTGGCAGGGCGGGTCCCGGCCGACGCGACACCTGGCATCGTGCACGGTGACTACCGTTTGGACAACGTGCTTTTCGACTCCGATGACCGGCCTGCTGCCGTCATCGACTGGGAGCTGGCGACTATCGGCGACTCATTCACCGATCTGGCGCTGATGGTCGCGTACGGGCGGCTCGCCGCATCGGGCAACACCGGCGTGTCCGATGTCAGCGAAGCGCCCGGATTCCTGTCCGAACAGGCGATCATCGATCGGTACAGTGCGGGAATCGACCGCCCCCTGGGCGATTTCGGCTTCTACCTGGGCCTGGCCTTCTTCAAGATGGCGGGCATCTTCGAAGGTATCCACTACCGCTATGCCAACGGACAGACCGTCGGCGACGGGTTTTCGTTCGCCGGTGACGCCGTGCACTTCCTGCTGGACGCCGGCCTCAACGCACTCAAGGAGCACTGA
- a CDS encoding TetR/AcrR family transcriptional regulator → MAERQRAKRAELVREEVIEAALAEFAERGYHQTSISHIAKRLGSGHSMFYRYFENKRDIVDHAVRQVNARVLAAIGDSTPGQLTSITEFRDHLLGIGMAYSELLADEPRLMQLIVVQAAGVDQQMTEQFQRLFDDGVSVLATMLRDGIKQGYIRADVDVRATAQTICAIPFGIALRYGQKPSREELLAQTLASNELVCRGVATVWPQSGREAAAG, encoded by the coding sequence ATGGCGGAACGTCAGCGGGCGAAACGGGCTGAACTGGTCCGCGAGGAAGTCATCGAAGCAGCGTTGGCCGAGTTCGCTGAGCGGGGATATCACCAGACCTCGATCAGTCACATCGCCAAGCGTCTCGGGTCCGGCCATTCGATGTTCTACCGGTACTTCGAGAACAAACGCGACATCGTCGACCACGCTGTGCGCCAGGTGAACGCCCGGGTGCTCGCCGCGATCGGCGACTCGACGCCGGGACAGCTGACGTCCATCACCGAGTTCCGCGATCACCTGCTGGGTATCGGCATGGCCTACAGCGAACTACTGGCCGATGAACCGCGCCTGATGCAGTTGATCGTGGTGCAGGCGGCCGGCGTCGATCAGCAGATGACCGAGCAATTTCAGCGCCTCTTCGATGACGGAGTCAGCGTGCTCGCGACGATGCTGCGCGACGGCATCAAGCAGGGCTACATCCGTGCCGATGTCGACGTGCGTGCCACCGCCCAGACGATCTGCGCCATCCCGTTCGGTATCGCTCTTCGCTACGGACAGAAGCCGAGCCGCGAAGAGTTGCTCGCGCAGACCCTCGCAAGCAATGAACTGGTGTGCCGCGGCGTCGCCACCGTGTGGCCGCAGTCCGGCCGGGAAGCGGCGGCTGGATGA